The following DNA comes from Lentibacillus sp. Marseille-P4043.
TTGCTTCTTGTTTTTGCAAAATAGTTTTAAAGGTTATTGCAGATTGATCTGTGCTAAAATCCCATTCGTTCAACAAATGTTGATATGCCTGGATTTCCTCTTGAATCGCTTTCAGTTTAGCCTGTAATTCCGCTGATTTTGTACCTCCAGGAAAAATGCTTTCTAAATCCCAAGTATCTACATATTTCATATTGCTCCCCCTTTTTTTCACTATTTTAAACCTTTTGAGTGAATTTAGAAACTAAAATGAAAATGACATCACTTTAAAGATCCGCTTTTGCCAATTCATAAATAGCTTGTGCGTAAATCGCCGTTGCTTTTAATAAATCCTCCACAATAGCATATTCATCTTTTTGGTGCATCACATCTTCACGTCCCGGGAATAGTGCACCAAAGGCAACCCCATGTTCTAATGCACGTGCATAGGTTCCGCCACCGATAGCAAGTAGTTCTGCGTTTTCCCCAGTTTGTTCTTCATATACTCTTTGTAATGTTTGGATAAGCGGGTCATCTTTTTTGACATAAGCAGGCTTGGAATCGGTGAAGTTTTCCAGTTGCAGTTCATTTTCCTGTACCACTGCTTGAATTTTTTCCTTTCCTTCATCAATATCAAATGTAACAGGATAGCGCATATTTAATCCAATCCGACCGCCAGTTTCCTTATTGTAGTTCATTATTCCGGCATTAATAGTCAAATCTCCAGATACCTCATCTTGATAAACAATGTCAAATATCTCTCCACGGGATTGGTTAAAAAATGAAGCAACTGTATCAACGAATTTCTTCCCCTGAACATCCAACTCCAACGCTTGTAAAAATTGCGCCATAAAAATACCAGCATTTTTCCCGTTTCGTGGTTCTGCACCATGGGCACTAACCCCAACCAGTGTCAAAATGAGTTCATCTTCATTTTCTGAGGCATCTCCATCTAATCCTGATTCTTTAAGAAATACCTGATACTTTTGTATAATATCCTCGGCTCCACTATGTAATTTCAGGCGAACTTCAGCAAAATCTGGTACCATATTATACCTTCGTCCGGATTGGAACGACCGCAATTGAAGTTTTGCATCGGATTCAGTATGGACAGGTTGAACAATATCGTAATCTGATATCCCTTTTTCCGCATAAATGATTGGAAAGTCCGCATCTGGGACAAACCCTACACTTGGCATTTCTTCTTTTTCAAAATAATGATCGACACCTCTCCAATCACTTTCTTCATCTGTTCCAATAATCAGCCTAACTCTTTTTTCCAGGGGAAGTCCCAGCTCTTTAACAATTTTCATACCATAATATGCAGCAATCGTTGGCCCTTTATCATCACTTGAACCACGGGCATAAATTTTTCCATCCTTTATTACTGCACTATACGGATCAACGCTCCAGCCATCGCCCTCCGGCACAACATCAACATGCCCTAAAATACCAAAAAGCTCGTCTCCTTCTCCCATTTCGAGATGACCTGCTAAGTCTCCAACATTTTTGGTGATAAACCCATCTTTCTTTCCCAAATCCAACATATAATCTAAGGCATCTTTAACCCCTTGTCCAAGTGGAGCGTCTGGTTTAGCAGCCCCTTCGTCCAATACACTTCTAATTTGCAAAAGTCCTTTTAGATCCTTTAAAAAATCTTCCTTTCTTTTTAACACTTCATTCATCCAATTGATACTCATATTGCAAATCACTCCTTTTTGTTTAGGTCTATTATGCCACAATGATTGTTATATATGGCATTATTACTTAGTCCTCATAATAGACTTTATGTTTTATCACTTATTTTAAACTTCATGAATTATCATTTTACTTATGGTTACTCGATAGTAGGTTCTCATTGCTATAACAACCAATCCAATGATGAAAATAATCATCATCGCAGCTAGTCAAAGTCCGAATGCATCTAACGTTGTTCAACTATTATCCTTTTAAGTTGGGACAATAAGGAAAATTGCTCCAATGCCTACGACAGCCACCAATTGAGAGATTAACCACAGATAAAATCTCCAAGCAGGATGTTATTTGCGTTTACCCGACCATCGAATACCTTTTGTGATGGCATTTTGTATCCGAACGAAGCAATCACTACTCCCGCAAAGGCCGTGGATGTCACATATTATATACATTGATTATCGACAAAAATGCCCTTCATGTGTTTGATCATGGCTATTTTGACTCCAGTTGATCCTTCTTCTAATATCCACTCACTCGGGATGCGATTGTAAAGATCGGCGCGATGAAGTATCCCTTACACTTGGTAGAAACATCGGATAGCAAAGAAAACATAATAATGATCGCGTGTAACGATGCCTAAGTAAGTGCACAAGAAATAAGCAACCTTTACCGCTTTGGCAAATTGAATTGTTATTTAATTGGATAAAACAACATTTAATGGAAGGCAAAAAAGATTGAGGAATTATTCCCTCAATCTTTTTTCAAAATCAACTGCGTCACACACTCCACATGCCCCGTCATCGGAAACATATCCACCGGTTGCACTTCCTGTGTCTTAAACCCTCCATCTTCCAATATCCGTAAATCCCTTGCCAATGTACTTGGGTTACACGACACATACACAATCCGCTTCGGCTGCATGTCCAGCATTGCTTTTAATAGCTCCTCATCACAGCCTTTACGCGGCGGATCGACTACAATCACATCAGGATCAAGCCCTTGTGCTTTCCACCATGGCATAATCTTTTCCGCTTCACCAACGAAAAACTCCGCATTTGTCATACCATTTAATTTGGCATTCTTCTTCGCATCACTGATCGCTTCTGGAACAATTTCCACTCCATAAACTTTCTTTGCCTGCTGTGCCAGGAATAATGAAATTGTTCCAATCCCGCAATAAGCATCAATCACATTATCATTGCTGTCGATTTGTGCGTATTCTAGTGCCTTATCATACAGTGTCTTTGTTTGCACTGGATTCACTTGATAAAATGACTTCGCTGAAATAGCAAATGTCAGATCACCAATTCGGTCATAAATATATTCCTCGCCCCACAACAGCTTAGTTTTTTTACCTAAAATAACATTTGTCCGCTTTTCATTTACATTTTGCATAATTGATTTGATGTTCGGAAAGGCTTCCGTCAGTTCAGCGATCAAAACATCCTGATTCGGCAGTTTTTCTGTTCTTGTCACTAAAACAACCATGATTTCATCCGTGGCATGGCCTGTCCGCACCATAATATGTCTTAATACGCCCGTATGCTTTTCCTCTTGATAGGCCTTGATGCCAAGCCGATTCGCAATACTTCTAACCGCCTTAACAACCTCGTTAATCACTTCATTATGGGTGACACACGTTTCGGTATTCTCCATAATACGATGGCTGCGCTTTTGGTAAAATCCG
Coding sequences within:
- the pepV gene encoding dipeptidase PepV; the protein is MSINWMNEVLKRKEDFLKDLKGLLQIRSVLDEGAAKPDAPLGQGVKDALDYMLDLGKKDGFITKNVGDLAGHLEMGEGDELFGILGHVDVVPEGDGWSVDPYSAVIKDGKIYARGSSDDKGPTIAAYYGMKIVKELGLPLEKRVRLIIGTDEESDWRGVDHYFEKEEMPSVGFVPDADFPIIYAEKGISDYDIVQPVHTESDAKLQLRSFQSGRRYNMVPDFAEVRLKLHSGAEDIIQKYQVFLKESGLDGDASENEDELILTLVGVSAHGAEPRNGKNAGIFMAQFLQALELDVQGKKFVDTVASFFNQSRGEIFDIVYQDEVSGDLTINAGIMNYNKETGGRIGLNMRYPVTFDIDEGKEKIQAVVQENELQLENFTDSKPAYVKKDDPLIQTLQRVYEEQTGENAELLAIGGGTYARALEHGVAFGALFPGREDVMHQKDEYAIVEDLLKATAIYAQAIYELAKADL
- the rlmD gene encoding 23S rRNA (uracil(1939)-C(5))-methyltransferase RlmD; this translates as MPKQTAPVKKNEIITLKFEDLTHEGNGVGKINGYPLFVPNALPDEEAKVKVVKVNKNFGFGKVLELISESPERVDPLCHVDCNGCGLQHMSYQLQLEMKQNQVKNAMKKVAHLEEVPIHPIIGMDDPLHYRNKVQIPVGEKDGELITGFYQKRSHRIMENTETCVTHNEVINEVVKAVRSIANRLGIKAYQEEKHTGVLRHIMVRTGHATDEIMVVLVTRTEKLPNQDVLIAELTEAFPNIKSIMQNVNEKRTNVILGKKTKLLWGEEYIYDRIGDLTFAISAKSFYQVNPVQTKTLYDKALEYAQIDSNDNVIDAYCGIGTISLFLAQQAKKVYGVEIVPEAISDAKKNAKLNGMTNAEFFVGEAEKIMPWWKAQGLDPDVIVVDPPRKGCDEELLKAMLDMQPKRIVYVSCNPSTLARDLRILEDGGFKTQEVQPVDMFPMTGHVECVTQLILKKD